The Archocentrus centrarchus isolate MPI-CPG fArcCen1 chromosome 7, fArcCen1, whole genome shotgun sequence genome window below encodes:
- the LOC115783056 gene encoding uncharacterized protein LOC115783056, with protein sequence MGIIPLWSGLLLGDLTRHETPTTGETNKTCKTRETNCHVELWFGLVKRNILGKKKYLRPAEFISKMFSSLQGRYVEHIMQHGLPMKVLDKAFTVSNKPVDDHEEKWKKRESSAGQSKSKSKYFNPPKRIQNPKPSQHTKTKIKGADADQHNKESQLTQLWKKSDTEVVVAVVPSQIKGRSFVIHHSELCSLRPHQWLNGEIIESLFHVAAHASGVVDTIYILNHYTAV encoded by the exons ATGGGGATCATCCCACTGTGGAGTGGTTTGTTGCTTGGAGATCTGACACGACATGAGACACCAACAACtggtgaaacaaacaaaacttgcaAAACCAGAGAAACAAACTGCCATGTGGAGCTATGGTTTGGTTTGGTGAAACGAAACATCCTGGGAAAGAAGAAGTACCTCAGACCAGCAGAGTTCATCTCcaaaatgttttcctctttacAAGGACGATATGTAGAGCACATTATGCAGCATGGTCTTCCAATGAAAGTTCTTGACAAAGCCTTCACAGTTTCTAACAAACCTGTAGATGATCATGAAGAGAAATGGAAGAAGAGGGAAAGTTCTGCTGGTCAATCTAAGTCCAAGTCCAAGTACTTCAATCCCCCGAAGAGAATACAAAATCCTAAACCTTcacaacacactaaaacaaagaTCAAAGGAGCAGATGCCGATCAGCATAATAAAGAATCACAG TTAACTCAGCTTTGGAAAAAGAGTGATACAGAAGTTGTTGTTGCAGTTGTCCCTTCACAAATTAAGGGTCGGAGCTTTGTCATCCACCATTCAGAGCTGTGCTCTCTTCGTCCACATCAGTGGTTGAATGGGGAG ATCATTGAAAGCCTGTTTCATGTGGCTGCCCATGCATCGGGAGTGGTGGACACCATTTACATCCTCAATCACTACACAGCTG TGTAA